The nucleotide window ATACCTCTTTAGATTGCTAGCGGCATGACGGGAAGTTGTTTTTGTGGTTCCCAGCACGGAATTAACGGTGGTCTTGTTTTGGTGAAAATACTTTGCAATATATTCTCCGATGCCGTTATTATTTCGACCAGCCCCTATTATGGAAACTTTCATTCCTTTACCATATTACCAAGATATAAGATCGAATTAACATTTCATAGTATACTAAGATTTTCGAAAAGTACTCTTTTGTAAAGTTCTCGAACTGCCAATAGCAATCTGGAATGTCGCCCGCTTCTCATGTTTGGCATACATAGAGAATACTAAGGTTAAATCTTATATGTTACTAAAGAATTAATTAAAAAAAAATAACATGCAGCAATAATTTTTGCAACGTCTATTATCATGGGAATATACCACCAAAAACCGAGATATTGAGGTTGTTGGTGATAAATATTTGTTGACTTTAGCGAAAGGGCTTTTTAGTATACATCATACGATTATACCATTATATCGTATAAACATTGGAGAAATTCCAAATATGGGTTGGGAGAGGTTTGGGTGAAATCTAAATAGAAAATGAAACAAGAGAGGTGAAAGGTGAAACAACAACAATATATGGATTTGGAAAATGAATTTGGCGCACATAATTACAAGCCGCTGGATGTGGTGTTGGAGCGAGGCGAGGGAGTCTGGGTTTGGGATGTGGATGGCAACAAATACCTTGACTGCCTTGCAGCGTATTCCGCAGTCAATCAGGGGCATTGTCATCCAAAAATTATGAACGCAATGATTGACCAGGCAAAAAAATTGACATTGACTTCAAGAGCATTTCGAAATGATCAGCTTGGTTTATTTTACCAGGAACTGTGTAAACTTACCCATTCTCACAAAGTCTTACCCATGAATAGCGGCGCAGAGGCGGTGGAGACTGTGATTAAGACGGTTAGAAAATGGGGATATAAGGTAAAGGGAGTTGAGGAAGATAAAGCGGAAATCATTGTCTGTGAGAATAATTTCCATGGCCGTACCATTACCATAGTCGGATTTAGCACAGACCCGAATTCCACCGAGGGGTTTGGTCCGTTTACCCCTGGTTTTAAAATTATCCCCTTTGGAGATGCTAAAGCTTTGGAAGACGCAATTACACCCAATACGGTTGGCTTTCTTGTAGAACCGATTCAGGGCGAGGCCGGGGTGATCATCCCGCCGGTCGGGTATCTGAAGGCCGCAAGGGCTATTTGCGAAAAAAACAATGTGGTTCTCATACTGGATGAAATCCAAACCGGCCTGGGGCGAACCGGAAAACTTCTGGCTGAAGAACATGAGAATATAGAAGCGGATTTAACCTTAATCGGCAAAGCCTTATCAGGCGGCTTTTATCCTGTTTCAGCTGTTTTGTCCAACAGCGAAGTCATGGGCGTATTGCAGCCAGGTGAACACGGAAGCACATTCGGAGGTAATCCATTGGCATGTGCTGTGGCCCGTGTTGCGTTGAAAGTGCTGGTTGAAGAAGGAATGGTAGATAATGCCGCAGAAATGGGGACTTATTTTTATGATGGGCTAAGTCAGATAAAAAATCCGATAATTAAAGAGATTCGAGGCAAAGGATTAATGATAGGTATGGAGCTTTGGCCTGAAACAGGCGGAGCTCGCCAGTATTGTCAAAAACTTAAGAAAAAAGGGCTGCTTTGTAAAGAGACCCACGAGAATATTATTCGGTTTGCACCCCCGCTTGTTATTACCAAAGATGTGGTTGACTGGGCACTGGAACAGATTGAAGCTGTTTTAAAATAAGAAATAGTTAACAGGTTGAATGGTGATTGCGCATGCTGCCTCTTTGTCTTCACTTTCCCTACTCAACCATTTAATAAGCTCTGTAATAGAGCCGAATACGATTCAATAACTATTTTTTAAAGATAAGAAAACCATGATGAGGATAGGAAATGTTATCTAATTTTAAACAGAAAAGCTTTCTTAAACTGCTGGATTTTTCTCCGGAGGAA belongs to Thermodesulfobacteriota bacterium and includes:
- the rocD gene encoding ornithine--oxo-acid transaminase, producing MKQQQYMDLENEFGAHNYKPLDVVLERGEGVWVWDVDGNKYLDCLAAYSAVNQGHCHPKIMNAMIDQAKKLTLTSRAFRNDQLGLFYQELCKLTHSHKVLPMNSGAEAVETVIKTVRKWGYKVKGVEEDKAEIIVCENNFHGRTITIVGFSTDPNSTEGFGPFTPGFKIIPFGDAKALEDAITPNTVGFLVEPIQGEAGVIIPPVGYLKAARAICEKNNVVLILDEIQTGLGRTGKLLAEEHENIEADLTLIGKALSGGFYPVSAVLSNSEVMGVLQPGEHGSTFGGNPLACAVARVALKVLVEEGMVDNAAEMGTYFYDGLSQIKNPIIKEIRGKGLMIGMELWPETGGARQYCQKLKKKGLLCKETHENIIRFAPPLVITKDVVDWALEQIEAVLK